The Bradysia coprophila strain Holo2 chromosome X, BU_Bcop_v1, whole genome shotgun sequence genomic interval TTAGAACGTTACAtgcgcgaaaaaaaaaaacatcgcgAGCACATAAAATTGCGAAAATCTGTAGATGCGGATTGCATTATAAATAAAGAGAAGAAATCGTCCTAaaggaaagaaagaaaaaattcagttttaaaaagcaaacaaattgGACGGCGAAATACATGGCGCAATAATATTTGGAGCCCAttcattctttaaaaaaaacgaagaataattaatgaaccacgaaaaagaaaaagaaacttcaTGGCTGTATTCTTCCACTACATCCGGCAGAGCATTATACTTCACCCCGAAAGAAGAGAGACCGTGTCGCAATGGCTTTTTCTTTACGCAGCAAAATCATGTTGAGAGTCTTATGCACCTGCACCCCgtgcaaaaaataaagaaacatCCAGAACATAAATCGATTTAggcaacaaacaaaaacatctgAAAAGGTTTTTCCCAGTTTATGCAGGTAGCTGTAATCGGTGCACTCTTTCCAATTTCACTAATGGTCAACTAATCGTTTTTCTCGAACCTCACTCCTTTTGTCGCTCGAAGAAATTTCCCATTCTGTGTTTTGACTTTGTGCAAGAAGCATCAAGTATCAAGTCTGcaaatttgaagatttttttaaaaattttgatagatttGTAAagtgaataacaaaaaaattaaataaatcaacTGCCAGCGCGTAATATAAGTAAcagtgaaaacattttgatctgagtatatttttggttaaaaCGGACGAAATTGATTGTGCTCTCAAAAGCcgaacatttattaaaaaatagaaaaaagctACGCGATCCAGTACAGCTCGGTGATTAGATTGtgactttaaacaaaatattaatcaAAATTCGAACGATTCTctgaacattttcaatcaaaaaacaaaaatggaaagtaAAACTACGACTTCAACGACCCCAATTGCAAAATCATCTTTAAAACGGAAACGACAAATTACCAGCGAGGACACTGCCAGCCGAAAGAAAATGGCACCAGCGACGGAACACGCGTACAATCTCAGGAGCAACGCGAGAAACAATCGAACATCGCTTACAAAACCACTCGTCGACCAAGCTAAAGAGAATAACGTGCCATCGCGTTCCAAAAACGCATCTACGAAAGAAATGTTGCCAAATGGTAAACTAAAAGGCCAGAAAATTGGATACGTGCGGTCAACAAAGTCGCTCCCGGCGAAGGTTACAAGTCCATTGGTGCGGTCGCACGCAACTGTCGGGATGGATGTACCAATATCAGTTTCAATAAAACAGATAAAAACCGAACcagtgaatgaaaatattgcaaTGAATATGCAAAGTCCGATGGTAACAATACACATACCAATCGAATTTCTGGAAGAGCCAAAGAGTTCGGAAATTGACGTTGTTCCCGAACGGAGCATACAACGGCCAAAAGTGAATGAGAATATTGGGATGGAACAGTTAACAGAGTCGCGTCTAGTGAATATACAAAGTCCGATGGTAACTATACCAATGGAATTACTGGAAGAGCCAAAGAGTTCGAAAATGGACGTTGTTCCCGAACAGAGCATACAACAGCCAAAAATGACGCCTTCAAGCAGCACGGAAAAGTCACAAAGTCCAACAAAGCATGACGACTCATCGGAAACCGAACCACCGACGAATCAACGGCCTAGAATGTCTCTTTTGAAGAGCATGAAAAAATCACCAAAATCCACAAAACATCAACGGCCGAAAATGACGCTTCTGGGCAGCATGAAAAAGCCATATAAAGCACCACTCGCTTCAATGAAAACATCAGCCTGGAAAGTAACGAAAATTAAAGCAAGAATTGAACCGTCGGATCCTGTCGTCGTCGAGTGGGAAGCGGATATGACATCTGCTGATAATGTAAGAACAGAGGCAGATGAACTGAGAACCCGCAATTCACTAAATAGAAGTCACTTTAAGAGACTTACGATGGAATATGAATATTTGGAATATCTGAACGAACCATTGAACAAGTGGAACCAGCGTTTCGGAACATTTTATTCAATCCTTTAAGTTGTTTCAAGGAACCCCGTTGAAGTGCGTGGTGAGGTGAACTGTACAGTGTATATAGACATTTGAAACGTGTAAATAATTCTCAGATCATCTAAAAAAACCAACTGAactctaaaaataatttccattgcGCTTATTATATTCCGCTGAATCGAAAGTACGAACAATTGACTAAAGTCTGTAAATACGTTGTATATTATACTTGAGCATCTGCGTGGGCCTCTGtttgaaaaagtaattaaTATTGCCAATTGGGCTGCCAAACAAACGCATGATCAAATGTTTAATGCTCTTTTGTCTTTCAAATATTCTAGGTGAACATGCGCGTCAGGATTCCATGGAACCGTGGGAAGATGCTGGCGAAGGCAGTTGTAAACCAACCGTATTGGAGCGACGGCGTCAACGCGATCATCAAAGATGTTTGGCCCATTCTCTGGTCGGAACTCCAAACTATATTGCACCAGAAGTGTTGGAGCGTAGCGGTTACACTCAACTATGTGATTGGTGGAGTGTCGGTgtcattttatatgaaatgctTGTGGGTCAACCGCCATTTTTAGCAAATACTGCCGTTGAGACACAGCAAAAGGTATGTGATTGTCCATTTTTGTTAaactttttagaattttttgttgttgaccTCACGACTTACACACTATTTTTCTCTCCACCGATTTAGGTAATCAATTACCGGAAAACGTTACACATCCCACCACAGGCCAATCTGACGCACGATGCATCTGACTTGATTCTGCGATTATGTGCATCGGCGGACCGTCGACTCGGCAAAAATGGTTCGAACGAAGTCAAAGCTCATCCATTTTTCAAAGGTGTCGATTTATCATTGGATCTACGACCGCAAAAAGCTCCGTACATTCCGAAAATCGATCATCCGACCGACACATCGAATTTCGATCCAATCGATCCGGACAAATTGCGTAATTCGTCATCCGATTCATTCGATTTTAAAAGTGATACGGGTAAGTCGTTTCATGGATTTTACGAATTTACGTTCCGGCGATTTTTCACCGATGATAAAACGATCATGGACAGCAGTGAAGATCAGAGTCCCGTTTATGTGtagggaaaacaaaacaaaacaaaaaactattttgatttttgcatTAAGTTACGTGTTAAGTATTGATTAGTTTTAACAACACGAAGGAAACAAATTTGATCTGCCATAAATTGTTACTCAATttctttgatgatttttcttttcgttctaTTTTTACCGCTTAACATACCGGAAGTGAAAGAGCTAAAATTGAACCGGGCGTCAGTTGAACCAATCGAATTAATTTCTTGATAGTTTTCTTACAGTTCAATTCAATACGATTCGTGTCGAAACTCATTTGACTGAATTTTTTGTTCCGTGTTTAGATCGCACGATAATTTTgggttttcattaaaaaaaattcgctaaaaactgtaattttaaattgctGTCCAGtgttccattaaaaaaaaaagttaagaaTGTGAGACTCAATACGATTTACCGAATATGTCCTAATTGCTGACTGCATCGAAGTGAGATTGGTGCGTCACTtagaaacataaaatttgaagaaaataaatctgTGCTTCGATCAACTATACACATTCCATTTCCGGAATGCGGCTGatcaaaagtttaaatttattttcttcaagtaaACTTTCACCGCaaggattttattttgatgcaCAGCTGGAAGGACTAGCACAATATGCGTGCATGGATTTTGTTATTCAATATTCTAATCTGAATGAAGTCGTGATACgcttcgaacaaaaatttaaattcagcaaataatttctttcaatgCCTCAAGTTTGATCATTAAGTTTCAGAAAATTTCGGAAAGAAAAGGTTTTGccgaaaattggttcaagaaAGTTGAACCTCGGAAATATGCCCTGACTCTCCAATGTCCATTTGTCAAATCCTCGTcgtaaacgattttttttatttgtaattggATTTTTACGTCCCGTGAAATTTTAGCTTTTTCATTTGCCCATATTTCGtactaaaaacaaaacaatcaaATTGTAGCACAAAGTGTTGTTTCGTATTATTTCGCGCATAACATGTTCTAAACGAatcaaaaacacacaaaagatgaagaatgaaatcaaaaattgagaaaattggtTAACAATTACGTAAAAGAAACACAATagataagaaaattgattagttgaaaaggaaaaaaagataataatttctctgtctctctctttttttacattaaataaaattaattttaattcacaaaagaaaattatgtttaGCAAAAACGAATTTTAGGATTATccattttaatgtaaatattttcaacaaaaccgCACTAACCGTATTTCTATTATTTATATTACAATgcgcaaaaattattttaattattttaaatttaaattttaagtttcaTTAATCTAACGAGGCGTACACGTAAACTTTCTAATGGTATAAATTATGTATTCTGTTTAAAAcaaaaggaagaagaaaaaaacaggCCCGCAGTGGctagaattttaaatttaattgaaatgaacgaaagaaaaacaattcgcATTATATGGAAGACGATATTGGCTTGAATGGcgaatttgtaatttgtttgtttgtcttttACTGTTTTCTTGGTCAAATTATACCTTTAAAATAACAGTGTGGATTTGTGTGTAGCTATCTagttcaatttaattgaatcattGGAT includes:
- the LOC119085655 gene encoding serine/threonine-protein kinase Warts-like; this translates as MIKCLMLFCLSNILGEHARQDSMEPWEDAGEGSCKPTVLERRRQRDHQRCLAHSLVGTPNYIAPEVLERSGYTQLCDWWSVGVILYEMLVGQPPFLANTAVETQQKVINYRKTLHIPPQANLTHDASDLILRLCASADRRLGKNGSNEVKAHPFFKGVDLSLDLRPQKAPYIPKIDHPTDTSNFDPIDPDKLRNSSSDSFDFKSDTGKSFHGFYEFTFRRFFTDDKTIMDSSEDQSPVYV